In a genomic window of Coprococcus eutactus:
- the spoIIID gene encoding sporulation transcriptional regulator SpoIIID, producing the protein MKGYIEERAVEAANYIIDTRATVRQTADRMGISKSTVHKDITERLIRIRPMLAAQARVVLDANKAERHIRGGLATREKYLHEHEVEEQRRNKQMITKI; encoded by the coding sequence TTGAAGGGATACATAGAAGAACGGGCGGTAGAAGCAGCAAATTATATCATTGATACCAGAGCAACGGTCAGACAGACGGCGGACAGGATGGGAATAAGCAAATCAACGGTTCACAAAGATATAACGGAGAGACTTATAAGGATCAGACCGATGCTGGCGGCTCAGGCGAGGGTCGTGCTGGATGCAAATAAGGCGGAGAGACATATAAGGGGCGGACTTGCTACCAGGGAAAAGTATCTGCATGAACACGAGGTGGAGGAACAAAGGCGGAATAAGCAGATGATCACAAAGATTTAA
- a CDS encoding metallophosphoesterase family protein, protein MRFIHISDVHLGMTPDKGKAWSGVRAKEIEDTFDKILAIAEERKVDLLLVAGDLFHKAPGIIDLDMLDGKLAKLTNTKTIIVAGSSDYIEKDSPSETFEFKSNTVILPAGEFNNAYFEDIDTCITGFSYGQETYKENFAEGIEPQKEGAANILLMYGGDEEHGAFDFRKLADSGFDYVALGYLRKPKHMVKNKMAYPGSPEPLTHSDTGKHGFIYGQIIHGETRIKWESIACRSYINLGLEVKPEYTAAQIERVIEKQIDKMGSENIYRVILKGQKGRKVDTTFDDLTSRYMIYDIVDNTMFDYNKESLMKDNENNVLGRFIAELSRNDDVVSRKALEYGLEAVIATGEK, encoded by the coding sequence ATGAGGTTTATACATATTTCGGACGTGCATTTGGGAATGACACCGGATAAGGGAAAAGCGTGGAGTGGTGTCCGTGCAAAGGAAATAGAAGATACATTTGACAAGATCCTGGCAATTGCGGAAGAAAGAAAGGTCGATCTGCTTCTTGTGGCGGGAGATCTTTTTCATAAGGCACCAGGGATTATTGATTTAGACATGCTGGATGGCAAGCTGGCAAAGCTCACGAATACCAAGACGATCATAGTTGCGGGAAGCAGCGACTATATAGAGAAGGATTCACCATCGGAGACATTTGAATTTAAGTCAAATACAGTGATACTTCCTGCTGGTGAATTCAACAATGCGTATTTTGAGGATATAGATACCTGCATCACTGGATTCAGCTACGGACAGGAGACATACAAGGAGAATTTTGCAGAAGGGATAGAGCCGCAGAAGGAGGGCGCTGCAAATATACTTCTCATGTATGGCGGTGATGAGGAGCACGGTGCATTTGACTTCAGAAAGCTTGCCGATTCGGGATTTGATTATGTTGCATTGGGATATTTGAGAAAGCCAAAGCACATGGTGAAGAATAAAATGGCGTATCCGGGTTCCCCAGAGCCATTGACACACAGTGATACGGGCAAGCATGGTTTTATATATGGACAGATAATACACGGTGAGACGAGAATAAAGTGGGAGTCTATAGCTTGCAGAAGCTATATCAATCTGGGACTTGAGGTGAAGCCAGAATATACTGCTGCACAGATAGAGCGTGTGATCGAAAAGCAGATAGACAAGATGGGCAGTGAGAATATTTACAGAGTTATCCTCAAGGGACAGAAGGGTAGAAAGGTGGACACGACATTTGATGATCTGACATCCAGATACATGATATATGATATTGTAGACAACACAATGTTTGACTACAATAAAGAAAGCCTTATGAAGGATAACGAGAACAATGTGCTGGGAAGATTCATTGCCGAACTTTCGCGAAATGATGATGTGGTCAGCAGAAAGGCACTTGAATACGGCCTGGAGGCTGTGATAGCTACTGGAGAAAAGTGA
- a CDS encoding ATP-binding protein, which yields MYINKLFLKEFGKFNNREIKLEQGLNVLYGDEGAGKSTVRDFVTGILFGINKSRGLGSGRDDYSARKPKGGNGYSGKAHVTSAGRNHLLERNFNMTTDGATLTDIENGKSERLRTKNSYRGILFDMDKSTYVDALNVEPADEYGDSDKAVCDFLEKYLHNIRETGCSGINKAAAIQYLENERKKYDNKKYLMQIEELEAQMDELGDVDKDLEDIRKARREELDAYNMEIARLKREARQLVNEKDAEIPDEDEDRERSHIFLEVEAIDDEDEKKEKKKQEKKSKKLTDNIFVIMAVGILVVGLITLAVHLVGFQKSIQQLFVICTIAFVAITIIDGLFRKGAFDGDKLPSEEEFQRTIYEMGRATESRTVRVEIDRVFQEEHDKKLDMFKFQEHDAIEKRDAYYELKEKRDAIFVDYDALETEKKAIDKAIDTINDLSDSLAARFDGVEQSVSQMLGLISDGRYTEVKLDDDMHVAVEKDGHFFRAEFLGNDVVRQVYLAVRLAVAKILDDEKMPLLLDDVVDASDERQLTGVFKAIRTVDTEQVILLTSDSELMKKLEDMRITCNVVTL from the coding sequence ATGTATATAAATAAATTGTTTTTGAAAGAATTTGGAAAATTCAACAATAGAGAGATAAAGCTAGAACAGGGGCTGAATGTCTTGTATGGAGATGAAGGTGCAGGAAAGAGCACGGTTAGGGATTTTGTAACCGGTATACTGTTTGGCATCAATAAATCCAGGGGACTTGGATCAGGCAGGGATGATTATTCTGCCAGAAAGCCGAAGGGTGGAAATGGATATTCTGGAAAAGCCCATGTGACAAGTGCAGGCAGGAACCATTTGCTTGAGAGAAATTTCAATATGACTACTGACGGAGCCACGCTCACGGATATAGAGAATGGCAAGAGTGAGAGACTTCGCACAAAGAATTCTTACAGGGGTATTCTGTTTGATATGGATAAGAGTACCTATGTAGATGCTCTGAATGTTGAGCCTGCAGACGAGTATGGAGACAGTGACAAGGCGGTGTGTGATTTCCTTGAGAAGTACCTTCACAACATTAGAGAGACTGGATGTAGCGGTATCAACAAGGCGGCTGCCATCCAGTACCTTGAAAACGAGCGAAAGAAATATGACAATAAGAAATACCTTATGCAGATAGAAGAACTTGAAGCCCAGATGGATGAGTTGGGAGATGTGGATAAAGATCTGGAGGACATAAGGAAAGCCAGAAGAGAAGAACTTGACGCTTACAATATGGAAATTGCGAGACTCAAGCGGGAAGCGAGACAGCTTGTAAACGAGAAGGATGCGGAGATCCCCGACGAAGATGAGGACAGGGAGAGAAGTCATATATTCCTTGAGGTTGAGGCAATTGATGACGAGGATGAGAAGAAGGAGAAAAAGAAACAGGAGAAAAAGTCCAAGAAGCTTACAGACAATATATTTGTCATAATGGCTGTTGGAATCCTTGTTGTGGGTCTGATCACTCTCGCTGTTCATCTTGTGGGATTCCAGAAATCTATCCAGCAGCTGTTTGTTATATGTACTATAGCATTTGTCGCCATAACCATAATAGACGGTCTGTTCCGAAAAGGCGCATTTGACGGCGATAAGCTTCCGTCGGAGGAGGAATTTCAGAGGACGATATATGAGATGGGAAGGGCCACGGAATCAAGGACCGTGCGCGTGGAGATAGACAGGGTGTTTCAGGAGGAGCACGATAAGAAGCTTGACATGTTTAAGTTCCAGGAGCATGATGCCATTGAGAAGAGGGATGCCTACTATGAACTCAAGGAGAAGAGGGATGCCATATTTGTGGATTACGATGCACTTGAGACGGAGAAGAAAGCGATCGATAAAGCTATTGATACGATCAACGACCTGTCAGACAGTCTGGCTGCCAGATTCGATGGGGTTGAGCAGAGTGTATCACAGATGCTTGGTCTGATATCTGATGGAAGATACACTGAGGTGAAACTGGACGATGATATGCATGTTGCAGTGGAAAAGGATGGACATTTCTTCCGGGCTGAATTCTTGGGAAATGACGTGGTGAGACAGGTATATCTGGCTGTAAGGCTGGCTGTTGCAAAGATACTGGATGATGAGAAGATGCCTCTGCTGCTTGATGATGTGGTTGATGCCTCAGATGAGAGACAGCTTACAGGTGTATTTAAGGCGATAAGAACAGTTGATACCGAGCAGGTGATCCTTCTTACCTCAGATAGTGAGTTGATGAAAAAACTCGAGGATATGCGTATTACATGCAATGTGGTTACATTGTAA